Within the Cyanobacterium sp. T60_A2020_053 genome, the region TCTCCCTTAATCAAAATAAATTTGTTGGTTTATTAGTATTTGTCTTAATTACAGGCATTTCTGTCGTTATTGCAGTACAACCGCAACCAGACCCGGAAGACCCCGTACCAAAAGCCATTGGGCGTATTTCTTTGAATAATCCTTTACCGACTTTTACCGTCACCGGAGAGGAATTACAAGTGCAAGGGCGCAGTGTCAATTTAACGGATTTACTTTCTCCTCAAGTATTGGAAATTGTTGCCAATCGTCTTCAATACAGTGTGGGGCAAATTGAGGAGATGATCACCCAAAAGAGATTAACAATTCAGTTACCCACAGAAGAACAAAGAGCTCAGGGGGGTGTCGGTAATTTAATTACGCTGGAATATCGAGGAAATCGAAGTCCCCAAGAAACGTTATCGGTTTTGCGGGTATTTATGGAGGAGTTAGTTAATGAGAGTTATCGCATTAATACCGTACAACTTGATAACCGTATTCGTAATTTAGAAGGGCGCTTGGGGGTGGTTCGTCAAGATTTGAAAGAGGCGGAAGATGTTTTCTATGACTATATCACAGGGGAAGGTTCGTTATTACTTTCCATACAAAATGGTAGTTTATTTGGTGGTATTACCAGCGCCCAACAACAACGCCGACAATTAGAAGTTGTCTTATCGGGCATTGAGGGGGAAATCGCTACCTTAGAAAACCAGTTAAATTTAACGGCGGATGAGGCTTACACCGCTTCAGCGTTGAGTGCTGATCCCATTATTGCCAGTTTAAGGGCGCAAATTTTACAAAATGAGTTAGATTTAGAGCGATTCTCTAAGGATTTACGACCCGATCACCCTACTATTGTCGAAATCGAAAATCAAAAAGCAGTTAATGAGAAGTTGATGGAAGAGAGGGCGCAGGAAGTCATTGGGGATGATGGTATTTTAAAACCACTGACGGCAGATATTCGTAAAAGCAGTAATTTAGACCCCACTAGGGCGCAGTTAGCTTCTCGTTTAATTGCTTTACAGTCGGAAAGGGAAGCTATTGCGAGACAAATTGAGTCGGTGACAAATATTGAGAATACTCTACAAGCAGAATATGAGGTTTTTCCGGAACGACAAACCCAGCAAACTCAGCTAATACAGGAAGTACAAAGTCAGCGTATTCTCTATCAAACGGTATTTTCTGCTTTAATCGATGCGCGCGCAGCCCAAGCGGAAGCGGATAGTAGTTTAACGGTAGTACAACCGCCGTTTTTAGCTATCGAACCTCGCCCAGTTATCAGTCGTTTAAATCCTCTCTTAATTGTCGCCATTGGTGTCGGTGTTGGGGTGATGGGCGCTGTAGCAGTGATTTTCCTCCTTGCTACCCTTGATGAAAGATTACATACTCCTGAAGAAATTCGAGAGGTATTGACGGAAAGAGGTATTCCTGTTTTGGCAGAGTTACCGACTGTACAAATTTTAACAGAAAGTCGAAAAAAAGTGCCTCTCCTCCTCGATTCAAATTCAGTGTATAACAGCTACTACGAACGTTTTCGGAGTAATATCGGGCGCTTTGGGGCGGAAAACACCAAAATTGTTTTAATTACCAGTGTGAGTAAAAGAGAAGGAAAAAGCATTAGTGCTTATAACCTTGCCATTGCATCTGCTAATGCAGGAAAAAGAACTTTGCTGGTGGAAACCGATTTACGAGATAAAAACCCAAAATCTCGTAAATATTTTAATATTCAACCTGATCCTGTTTTTGCCACTGATGCCATTCGTTATTATGATGTGCAGGGGGGAAATTTACATGATGTGATCAAAAGAATTGATGAAGTACCTAATTTATTCATTATGGCCAGTCCCGGTTATCAAGCACAAGCGGCAGCTATTTTGGAATCTGGCGAGATGAAGTCTTTTCTGCGTTACGCGCGCTCTCAATATGATTTAGTGGTGTTGGATACTCCTTCTCTCTCGATCTGTAATGATGCTTTATTACTTGAGTCTTTTGCTGATGGTCTAATTTTAGTTACTCATCCGGGTATTAGTCAACGTAATCTTTTGGAAACTACCATTGATGAGTTTGTGGAAGCTGAGTTACCTCTGATTGGTACGGTAATTAATCAAGTACAATTTGATCTTAATTCTTCACAAATGGATTCAGATCAAGATGATGATAGTTCTATTTTTGAAGTGAATGGAAATGGTAAAGTAGAGGAAGATAGTGAGGATGATTCTGAGTTTATCTTTAACGGTTAAGTCATTTCTATTTTTTGTGTAAATTTTGTCTTAATTAATAATATATTTTATTGAAACCACCCATAAATTTTTTTAAGTTAATTATCGGGAAAAGTTACAGAAAAAGGATATATATGAACAATTACTGGTTATTCAAATCTGAACCAACTGCTTACAGTATAGATCAGATAATTACAGACCAAGAAACTATCTGGGATGGAGTGCGCAATTATCAAGCTAGAAATTTTTTGCGCAGTATGAAAAAAGGTGACTATGGCTTTTTTTATCATTCTAATTGTAAAACTCCTGCCATTGTTGGATTAGTTAAAATATGTGAAGAAAATATTATTGATCCCAGTCAATTCGACATTAAATCTCCTTATTTTGATCCTCAATCTACCGTAGAAAAACCCCGTTGGTACACAGTTAAAGTTAAATTTGAAAAGAAGTTTACTAATGCTCTTACACTCAGTCAATTAAAAGAAATGTTTCTATCTGAAGATTTTTTGTTAGTAAAAAAAGGTAATCGATTATCGATTATGCCTGTGCAAAATATACTAGCAAAAAAAATTATGCAAATTGTTAATTAAATAAAAAAATAAATTTGTTTTCTGGTGATGACAATAATATTTGTGTTGATGGAGTATTTTTTACGGTTGTTTGGTTTATTTTGGATAGGAGGAGGCATTTTTGCCATTAGACAATGGTAAAGTGAAAACAAGTTAATGATATTAAGAATTATACAATGAGTCGTATTGCAAAAGACAAGAGCAGGGAAGAACGCATTGAGGATGACATTGTTGTTGATGGGTATGGCAAAGAAGAAAGGGCAATGGGATGGTACTACTATTTACAGGATAACCTTCTCGGTCATACTATACTACCAGACAGCTAAGGCATGGGCAACCAAAGCAGTGCCATTGTTATTGAAGTTGTCAGCTCAAGATAATGGACAATCATTGACAGTGAATTAAACATGATTATTGATAGCGCCCATAAAGTTCTAATGCGCCCAAATGATGTCTTTCTCCTAAATGGAGGGGGGCAATAACTTCTACACAACTACCTAGAGCGCTGTAACCAAATTAAAAATTCAGGCGTTGCTGATTTTAAGTATGATTCATATTGATGGGAGATCGCTCAAGTATTAAATAGTAAGTATTCCAGATTGTTGAGTTTTGATTTTCATACCTTGATTCAGCAACGCCAACTTGGTAATTGTCAATTATCTATTGTCCATAAATCCAAACCGCGCTCAAAAATTTCATCAATGGATAACATTTGCTTATCCACTGTCATCATTTTATGATCTTTTGTCGCCCGAATAAAGCGCCCGTCACCCAACTCATACTCAAATAATTCTTGCTTACCCCTGTCATGCCACTGTGCCACTGGTTGAGTATAAACAAAACCATTACCATCCACACTATAAACAGTACACTTGATCTTTTCTGTCACTAACTTGCCGATGGGCATAGCGCCATATTCCACCGTTAACACTTCCGTATCGTAACTGAGGCAATATTCCGCAAATTTAACCATTTGATCAAATAAACTCTCCGCAATATCCCGTTTAACCCCATTTTTCATCGCCCCATCAAGGAATTTTTCATGGTGTTTCTCCATCTCAGAGGCTTTTTTCTTACCCATAGCGCGCCTCAACAAATCAGCTTCCCCTAGGGAATACCCAGCTAAATCCTGCGCCATTTTCATAATTTGCTCTTGATACACCAAAACAGCGTAAGTTTCTTTTAAAATAGGGACAAGAAGCTGATGTTCATACTCAATAGGTAATCTACCATGTTTACGGTCAATAAATAGGGGAATCAAACCAGCATCCAAAGGACCGGGACGATAAAGAGCTAAAATAGATGAAATATCCTCAATACCAGAGGGTTTCAAATCCCGAACAATTTGTTTCATGCCATCAGACTCAAGCTGAAACACTCCCTCTAAATCGCCTCTTTCTAATAAATCATGAGTTTTAGCCACATCTGCTGGAAGTTTTTTACTTGTGCCTTTAGCGAGGATTTGTAGAGCCCTCCGCTCTCCCAATGGTAACTCATCCACATCAATATCGATATTTTGATTTTGTTTGATCAACTCAGCAGTTTTTTGAATGGTAGTTAAATTTTTTAACCCCAAAAAGTCCATTTTCAACAAACCGAGGGACTCTAAATCCTCCATGAAATATTGCGTAATCACCGCGCCATCATTATTTTTCTGTAACGGCACAATTTCATCTAAAGGATCACTTGATATTACCACCCCAGCCGCATGAACCCCAAAAGTTTTATTCATGCCCTCAATGCGCATGGCCATATCTAACCAGCGCTTCACATGAGGCTCATTTTCATACCTTTCCTTAAATTCGGGCGCTGGACTATCTTCCGATACCATCACCTTTAATTTGGCTGGTTTACCGCGCGCTACGGGGATCATTTTTGCCATTTGATCAGCCTCAGCGTAAGGAATTGCTAACACTCGTGCCACATCCTTTAACACCGCCTTAGAAGTCATGCGGTTAAAAGTGATAATTTGCGCCACCTTATCTTCCCCGTATTTTTCCGTCACATACCGAATCATTTGATCTCGCCTTTGGATACAAAAATCCGTATCAATATCAGGCATGGACTTTCTTTCAGGATTTAAAAAACGCTCAAATAATAAGCCATGATGCACAGGATCAATATTGGTAATGCGTAAAGCATAAGCAACTAAAGAACCGGCCGCCGAACCGCGCCCCGGTCCTACGGGTATGCTATTATCTCTAGCGTACTTGATATAATCCCACACCACGAGGAAATAAGTACAGAACCCCATCTGTTCCATCATTTTTAACTCATATTCCAAGCGCTGACGATATTCTGGAGTGATTTCCGTGCGCTGACGACAGTTAAAACGTTCTAGTAACCCTTGCCATGTTACTGCTTCTAAATAGCTTTCGGGGGTATGCCCGGGAGGAATTTCAAAATTGGGTATTCTTGGCTCACCTAAAAGAGAATACTTTTGGATTTTATCTGCTACTTCGAGGGTATTTTTAATAGCTTCATCGATGATTTTTTCATCTAAATGATCTCGAAATAATAACCTCATTTCTGCTTCTGATTTGAGATATTCTGTGCCTGAATAACGTAGTCTTTTCTCTTCCTCAATATTTTTATTAGTTTGGATACAAAGTAGGGCGTCGTGCGCTTCTACGTCATTACAAGAAATAAAATGAGAATCATTAGTAGCAACTATTTTTATATTTAATTCCTGACTTATTTTAACAATTTCTACATTAACTATACGGTCTTCTTGAGAACCATGATCTTGAATTTCGAGGTAAAAATCTTCGCCAAATACCCTTTGATACCAGCGCGCGACATCGTGCGCCCTTCCATAGTCACCTTTTAAAATAGCTTGGGGTATTTCTCCCCCCAAACAGGCACTGGTGACGATTAAACCTTCTTTGTACTGTTCCAATAATTCTTTATTAATACAAGGACGAGAAAAAATCCCTTTTCCCTGCATTCCCTGAAGATGAGAAATTGTCGTTAGTTTAACTAGATTTTTATAACCAATTTTATTTTTAGCTAATACTACTTGATGAAATTTTTTTATGCCTTTATGATATTGAGTAATATCAGCATTAATTACATACATTTCATTGCCAATAATCGGTTTTATGTCCTTACTAAAACAGTTTTTTATTAACTGAATTGCACCATACATGACACCATGATCTGTAACAGCAATAGCTGGCATTCCCAACTCTATCGCTCGAGCAATTAAATTAGGAATTTGTGATGCACCATCTAATAAACTATAGTCTGTATGAACGTGTAATCCAGCAAAAGACATTTTATTTAGAACTATTTTAGTAAATTAAACTGTTTATATCATAGCATATTTTTAGTTATCAATTAATATTTGAAGGTTAAGAATAAAGTTTTGTAATTTACCCACTGTGTAATGAATTATATCAAGTTCGGATAGTTAGTTACAAATAGATCATTTTTTCGCTGTTACCCCACCGTGTAATGAATTACACGGAACCAACGCCCCGATCGTTCAATAAATTGAACTAAGATATTGATATAGCGATTCTATCTGAGTTGTGAGATTATTAGCAATCAAATTTTGATAACAAGGGGTTTAAACCCCTTGTCTGGTAAATTTTTTGATAGTATTATGGACTTGATATTAGTTGAAAAGGCAAGAGGCAAAAGTAAATTTAAGGCATTTTCAACTCTTTCATCAAAAATAATTAATTGTCAATTATCCATCACCACAGCGTCACACCAGCTACCGTGTAAACCGTAAGGAATATGTTTTTTAAGATGCAAAATGGCTAAGGGTTTTTGAATATCTTTAGCATCAAAAATATACAAATCCGAAGCGTGACGACTGGCATCATAAATCAAATGGAAAACCCAACCATCATCCTCAAATTCTCCATCTGGTTTAGGCACAAAAATTGGTTCACCCGTAAATCCTCTCGGTGCGTAAGAATATAGTTGACGCTCATTAGTTTCTAAATCTAATTTTAAGAGTGCCTGTAACGGTGCATTAACTTCATTTTTAGCCCCAGCGCCCGTAAACCCATACCGATATTTTCGTCCGACATTATTAGGATGAATACTAGGAAATTCCACACAACGAGACTCAATTAATTCTTTAGTCACTTCTTCAGTATTTAAGTTGACATGAAAACGCCATATTTCCCCCGGTGCTAGTGTACCAAAATCCACCTCTTTATAGTTTTTATCAAAGTTAATTTGACTTAATTCGGCATAACATACAGAGTCAATAACTAAATTATTTTCGTCATCTTCAAAAGCATTAACATGATGAAAAATAAATCCAGCATCTACTTCTAAAGTCCTGACATTTTTATGAGGCTTTTGGCGAGGAATAATAATAATTTTAGTTGGTTTATCTTTGTCAAAACTTAAACATTCTCCAGCGCCCTTCACCCCAAAAACAAAGGGTAATGGATTATAACCAGTAGGATTTTGAAAGAAAATGACGTAATTAGGAGTAATTACAAAATCATGGATAAAACAAAATCCGGGAGTAATGTGATCATATTGTTGGATAATATTACCATCTTGATCAAATTCATAAATAGTAATAGTGCTAGATAAACCCGGTTTAATACCAAAATTAATTAAAGAAGGTTTATTGTTGTTAAATTGAGATTGTGTATCAATGCGGGGGTGCGCTGAAAAAACATCTCCATCTTGAAGAATACCACCTAAATTATCTAAACCAATGGTATCTAAAGTTTTACTATCAAGCTGATAAGGTTGTGCCGCTTCCCATAAAGCTAATAACTTATTTCCCCAATAGATAATGTTGGTATTAGCAATATTTTTTACTTTAATATCAAAAATATTATTAAAAAGTCCACCCGGTTTCTGACTACCAAAAACCCCACGATAGAGCATTTTTCCTGCTTCTTTTTCCGCTAAAAATTCTTTAGTTTTGACATAGCGATTACGAAAAAAACAGCGCCCTCCCTCGAAGCTAAAACCGCAAATCATCCCATCCCCATCAAAAGGATGCTTTAATGGTGTACCATAGACTTCTAATAATCCCGGTCCATTACGATATAAAGTACCTTTAATCTCCGCAGGAATTTCTCCCTCTACCTCATCAATCCAATATTCCTCCTCACAAGGTTGAGATTCATAACCGCCACGCCAATCTTTAATGGTGTAAGATTGTTGATCTTTTAGCTGAGTTGTCATCTTAATTTATGTTAAAAATGTTTAATATTTCTTAATTTATTGTAACAGTTAAAAGAAGAGAAGCAGAGGGGAAGAAAATTTAGAATTTAGAAAGTAAAGTTAATTCAATATTTTCTAGTAATATTTTATTTATAATGAATTGTTTAGCATTCTTCATAACTCATAATTCATAACTCATAATTCATAATTCATTTGTGCTTGGGCATTACGGCGCCACATGGCTGGTTTGATACGGCGAAGGGCGCTACCTGTAAAACGTTTATCCCATTCTTCATCACTCAGATGGGCTAAATCTGCTAAGGAAGGATTAAGATTTTCGGTATAAGGGTTAAAATCTTCTACGTCTGTAGGTTGAGCAAATCTTTCATTCCAAGGGCAGACATCTTGGCATATATCACAACCAGCCACCCAACCGTTAAGATGAGGGGTGATATGATCGGGCAATTTTTCCGCTCGATTTTCGATGGTATGATAGGCTAAACAACGGTTAGCATCCACGACGGAGGGCGCTGTAATGGCATTGGTAGGACAGGCTGTAATACAACGGCTACAAGTGCCACAGTGATTAGTATGGGGTTTATCTGGTTGTAATTCTAAATTGGTGATAATTTCTCCCAAAAACACCCAACTACCGTAGTCACGGGTAATGACGTTACCGTTTTTGGCAATCCAACCGATACCAGCTTGTTGCGCCCAAAATTTATCTTGCACGGGCGCGGTATCTGCATAGTAGCGAGTTTTAATGGTGGGATGTTGATTTTCTAACCATTGACTTAATTTTTTGAGTTTTTTGTGCATGATGCGATGGTAGTCTCTACCCCAACCATAACGGGATATTTTGCCAATATTGGGGTTATTTTCTCTTTGGTGGGGGGTATAGTAATTTAAGGCAACAGCAATAATCGAGCGCCCTTCACCCCAACACTGACGTATATCTTGACGTTTAGCATTATCCATCCATGCCATATCAGCTTGATAACCTTTTTGTAACCAGTCTTGCAAATGATTCACCGCTTTTTGGCGTTCATTTTCCGTAGCTGAAATAGTGGTAATACCTACTTTATGAAAACCGGTGGAGTGCGCTTGTTCTTTAATTTCCTTTTCGTTAATCACTTTGACAATCCTTAATTAGGTGTTGATCAAAAAGTATTTGGGTGAGGGGAGGTGTCAGGCTTCGGGTGTCGGGTGAAATAAAGGTGTCAGGTATCAGGTAGCAGGTATTAGGTGAGATAAAGGTGTTAGGTATTAGGTGAAATAGTTGACAAAAAATAGCCTTTTTTCTCTAAAAATACTGTATTTTTTCCATCCCCATCAAAAATTATTGATACAAATGAGTAATTTATGAAAAATAACTACTTGGCTTAATTCATTAATTTATAAGTATTTCACCTGCAACCTGCAACCTGAAACCTGCAACCTGCAACCTGCAACCTGCAACCTGAAACCTGCCTAATTTATCATTCATTATCGGGCGCTGATTGTGATAACACCTTATCAGGAATACCTTGACATCCTCCCGGTATAGTAGAACGGGTGTATTCACCACCCCAACAACAACAATAGTAACGATTTTCCTCACTAAGATTTTTTGCCCCCGTAAAATCAGCATTTTCAATGACAGCGCCCGTAAACTCGCCCGTAACGTAATTTGGTGTATCTTGACGATTGCGAGGGGAAGCAGTGTCATAATTACCGTAAAACAATCTAACACCCTTAAAATCAGCCTCCTTCAAATCCGCTTCATAAAGAATAGTACGAGATAAATTGGTTTTACTTAAATCTGATTTATCAAGATGAACTTTAACCATATTAGCTTCACTGAGGTCTAACCAGCGCAAATCTTGACCAGAAAGAAAATTTCCAGCTAAAACCACCCCCAAATTAATCACCCTCATACCATGATCTCGATCCTCAGCATAACCGCCATTACCATCTAAAATCGGTCGCCCTAAATGACTATCCCTCTTTAAAGGAGTAATTAAACGAGAACGAGACAAAAAACGTAGTATTTTTGCTCTACCCGGAGGATCAACACTGCTAAGAATGGCCGCCGTGCGCCCTTCAGCGATAGCCCTTTCTTGGGGCCAGTCTTCCAATAAGCCATCAGGACCTAAAACTAAATCAGAAATGCCCTGAAAATAAGCGTCAATGGTTTGTTGTTGAGTAATGCGATTTTGTTGGGTAGTTAAATCTTTAGAAATTACATACTGTTGCCATGCCACATATACAGCTAAAATAGCAATCATAATTTGCCCCACAGCGCCCACCCACTCAGCCCAAGAGCCAAATTCATCATACTTAAATTGGGTTAACCATTGAGTAATGCGACCATAAATTCCCAAATATTTAGCGAGAATGAGAAAAGAAAGAATTAAACCAACGCTACCCACCAGCGCCCTTCGCTCATCAGGGGTAAGGAAAAAAGAAACCCAACTACGGACAAAAGGAATAACTTGAAGAATAGCAAAAAAGAAAACACCACCAGCGCCCAGCGCCCCTAACCAACTAATTTGAGCGATAATGCCGACAAAGGCAACCCCTAATAATAGAATAATCCTCAGAGAATAAGATTCTTTGGGCTTTTTGACGTGGCTTAACTGCTTGGGCGGAATTTTAACGAGGTTATTATTTTGATTTTCAGATGAAGAATTGGGCGTAGCAGTCATAAGCTATGGCAATGCAGGGTTTATTTTAATTTTATCAGAAAAGGCAAAGGGCAAGGGGCAAGATAATAATTCATAACTCATAACTCATAACTCATAATTCATAACTCTGAAGACTTGCCTTCTATGTGAGATAATTAAGTATTGTAAACAAAATAAAAAATAAATAAAAGATTATTTGTGAGTAATATTCCTACCGTTTCCGACACCAGAAGAGCATTTTATCAACACCACAACCGACCCATTAACTCTATTTATCGTCAAGTGGTACAAGAGTTAATGGTAGAAATGCACTTACTTTCAGTTAATGTTGATTTTCAACCTGATCCTATTTATTATGTGGGTGTATGCCAAAGTTTTGATCAATTTATGAATGGTTATACCCCTGAAAGTGATAAGGATTCTATTTTTCGGGCGCTTTGTCAGGGCATTAATAGTAATCCCGAAGAATATCGACAACAGGCAGGGGCGCTTTTAGATTTTGTGGAAGGTAAATCCGCCGAAGATTTAATTAATTGGTTATCTAATCCTCAGCATCAAGATGGTTTGGCTGATAATGTAGTGGAAGGGTGGAAAAGCGCCCTCCACCGTGACAAGTTTAAGTATAGTCGTTTATTTGGTATTGGTTTTTATGCTTTATTAGCGAAAACTAATGAGGAAATGGTGAAAGATGAGGAAAAAATGGCGAAATTAATAGCGCCCATCACCGATAAATTACAATTACCCATAGAAAAATTGAAAAAAGATGTTGATTTATATAAAAGTAATTTGAATAAAATTAGTCAAATGTTAACGGTAATTGCTGAAACTATTGAAGCTAGTAAGAAAAAGCGTATTAACATGGAAAAACCAGCAGAATCTAACAGTTAATGATGGGTTACTGAAAAAGTGCAATCGTGAGGGTAAATTGACAATTGACAATTATGAGGTTTTACTCTCCTCACCAAAATACTTTTTCATCACCACCTAATTATATAAAAATAAACATCTAGTTTAACTGTTGATAATAGTTAATAATGGCTTCTAATTGCTGTATTTCTGTGGGGGGGAGGGCGCTGTTATACTCCACCATAATTCCCCCTACTTGGCTTTGTAAGTAATCAAAATTAGGATCAGTTTGGGGTAAGAGAGAAGCACTTACCCCGTTAACTTGTCGCACATGAGCCATCATTTCTCGGTAGCGCGCGAGGGAAGGGCGCTGGATTTTGATGGTTTTTTCGATTTTTGTGGTCAATTTTTACTCTCCTTTACTGATTTAAGATTCAGGGGCATTAATTCTTTCAGATTCACCAATATTTTTAATAATATTTTCGCCCAATTGTTCTAAAACTACTGTGCCTTGTAAAGGACCTAAATTTCTTTCCACAAAACCACCATTATTCCTAAGAGTAACCATTTGATTTGAAGGACGAGATAATTGGATTCTTTTTACCAATACATTTCCTTGCTCATTAGAAATTACATCCCCTTCTCGAATGGAACGAACGGGGTTATTATCAGGAGTAGAAATTAAAGCGACATTTTCTCCTCCCACATCAATAATTCCTGATATTAAGATACTCCGCGCATAAAGTGGTTCGGGGGGCGCTAGAGGTTCAAACACCTCTCCATTAGGGATCGCAGGTACATTACCACTATTACCAGCGCCCGTAGCACCCTTAGCGCCCGTAGCGCCTGTAGCGCCCGTCGCTCCCCTACCACCATTACCAGCAGCGCCTGTAGCCCCTGTAGCGCCCGTCATCCCATTACCAGCGCCGGTCATTCCATTACCGGCGCCCGTAGCGCCTGTAGCGCCCGTCATACCATTACCACCATTACCAGCAGTGCCTACTTCACCATTAAAATTACCATTCGTAGTAACACCATTGTCGGCTGAAGCGCCATTGGCAAAAGTAGGTTCTACATATTGAATAACCACGCTGGGCGTGGACAAAGAAAAGGGATCACTTTTACGCTCATTGACTTGGGCGAGGCGCGTTTGAGGGTTTGTAGAAGGAATTAAACCACTAGCCACCCCATCAGATATATCCAGAGAAGGGGCTTCGTTAGGAATTTCGGCGGAAGGTGTGGGATTTTCGGGGGGAAATTCATTGACAACATCATCGCTGCCGTCATCGATGGTACATCCAGAGATCAATAAAAACGCTGATAATAGCAGAGGAGATAATTTTTTCATGGCTTTAAGTCATTCTTCGCTCACCATAACCAATATATCTCATATTCTATTTTTTATACTCTTAATATTTTTCCGTAATTTTACTGAATTTATCATGGTGGAGGGCGCTGGGGTGCTGGTTTTTTGCAAATTTAGGTACAAAATTGATTTGTTTTGCAGAGAAAACAAGGGAGAAAAGGAAGATTTTTTCTATTATTTGATAATGTTATAGCAGTCCTAAACGATTCGTGAACAACCATCCTTTAATTCTTCTTTTAATAAAAAGGTTCAAGGGAAATCTTATTTTACAAATCAAATAGTATTGCTATATTAGAAAAGGAAAGAGGCAAAAAACAATGAATAAAGAGGAAATTATTGAAAAATATCAGCAAGGAGAAAGAGATTTTACTAATCTTAATCTTGATGGTTTTTGTTTTCGTGGTGATACATTGACGGGCGCTGGAATCGGTTTTTTTCTCGGTAGTAAGAGTATAGTTTTTGCCTTGAGTCTTGCTTT harbors:
- a CDS encoding pentapeptide repeat-containing protein, with the protein product MTATPNSSSENQNNNLVKIPPKQLSHVKKPKESYSLRIILLLGVAFVGIIAQISWLGALGAGGVFFFAILQVIPFVRSWVSFFLTPDERRALVGSVGLILSFLILAKYLGIYGRITQWLTQFKYDEFGSWAEWVGAVGQIMIAILAVYVAWQQYVISKDLTTQQNRITQQQTIDAYFQGISDLVLGPDGLLEDWPQERAIAEGRTAAILSSVDPPGRAKILRFLSRSRLITPLKRDSHLGRPILDGNGGYAEDRDHGMRVINLGVVLAGNFLSGQDLRWLDLSEANMVKVHLDKSDLSKTNLSRTILYEADLKEADFKGVRLFYGNYDTASPRNRQDTPNYVTGEFTGAVIENADFTGAKNLSEENRYYCCCWGGEYTRSTIPGGCQGIPDKVLSQSAPDNE
- the psb29 gene encoding photosystem II biogenesis protein Psp29, producing MSNIPTVSDTRRAFYQHHNRPINSIYRQVVQELMVEMHLLSVNVDFQPDPIYYVGVCQSFDQFMNGYTPESDKDSIFRALCQGINSNPEEYRQQAGALLDFVEGKSAEDLINWLSNPQHQDGLADNVVEGWKSALHRDKFKYSRLFGIGFYALLAKTNEEMVKDEEKMAKLIAPITDKLQLPIEKLKKDVDLYKSNLNKISQMLTVIAETIEASKKKRINMEKPAESNS